A genome region from Setaria italica strain Yugu1 chromosome III, Setaria_italica_v2.0, whole genome shotgun sequence includes the following:
- the LOC101783340 gene encoding serine hydroxymethyltransferase 4, whose protein sequence is MAAAMAPHHLSRPAAAAAASGAVSGALNRHRAFSASTSPLRLPLLSAAATRPARLSAAAAVFTASAPIAAAAMDAVADWGLTPLSEADPEVYDLIEREKRRQRAGIELIASENFTSLAVMEALGSPLTNKYSEGMPGARYYGGNEVIDEVEELCRARALAAFHLDPARWGVNVQPYSGSPANFAAYTGLLQPHDRIMGLDLPSGGHLTHGYYTAGGKKISATSIYFESLPYKVSSDTGYVDYDRLEEKAMDFRPKLIICGGSAYPRDWDYARLRAIADKCGAMLLCDMAHISGLVAAQEALNPFEYADVITTTTHKSLRGPRSGMIFYRKGPKPPKKGQPEGSLYDYEDKINFAVFPSLQGGPHNHQIAALAVALKQSMSPGFKAYIQQVKANAVALGNHLMSKGYKLVTDGTENHLVLWDLRPLGLTGNKVELLCDLCSITLNKNAVFGDSSALSPGGVRIGTPAMTSRGLVEKDFVQIAEYLHQAVTICLKVQEGHGKILKDFKKGLVNNQDIEDLRAEVEKFATSFEMPGFRVSDMKYKD, encoded by the exons atggccgccgccatggccccgCACCACCtctcccgccccgccgccgccgcggcagcatcCGGCGCCGTCTCCGGGGCTCTCAACAGGCATCGCGCCTTCTCAGCCTCCACCTCCCCTCTCCGCCTCccgctcctctccgccgccgccaccaggccCGCgcgcctctccgccgccgccgcggtcttcaccgcctccgcccccatCGCCGCGGCCGCGATGGACGCCGTGGCGGATTGGGGGCTGACCCCGCTCTCTGAGGCCGACCCGGAGGTCTACGACCTCATCGAGCGCGagaagcggcggcagcgcgccgGCATCGAGCTCATCGCCTCCGAGAACTTCACCTCGCTCGCCGTCATGGAGGCGCTGGGCTCACCGCTCACTAACAAGTACTCGGAGGGCATGCCCGGGGCGCGCTACTACGGCGGCAACGAGGTCATCGACGAGGTCGAGGAGCTCTGCCGTGCCCGCGCGCTCGCTGCTTTCCACCTCGACCCGGCACGCTGGGGCGTCAACGTGCAGCCCTACTCGGGGTCGCCGGCCAACTTCGCCGCCTACACGGGGCTGCTCCAGCCCCACGACAGGATCATGGGACTCGACCTGCCGTCGGGCGGCCACCTCACACATGGGTACTACACGGCGGGCGGCAAGAAGATCTCCGCCACGTCCATCTACTTCGAGAGCCTGCCGTACAAGGTGAGCTCCGACACCGGATACGTGGACTACGACAGGCTGGAGGAGAAGGCCATGGATTTCCGCCCCAAGCTCATTATTTGCGGCGGGAGCGCTTACCCGCGGGACTGGGATTACGCCAGGCTCAGGGCTATTGCAGACAAGTGCGGTGCCATGTTGCTTTGCGACATGGCTCATATCAGTGGTCTCGTCGCCGCACAG GAAGCTTTAAATCCTTTTGAGTATGCAGATGTGATTACCACTACCACCCACAAGAGTCTTCGAGGGCCAAGGTCTGGTATGATCTTCTACAGGAAGGGCCCGAAGCCTCCCAAAAAAGGCCAGCCTGAGGGTTCTCTGTATGACTATGAGGACAAGATCAACTTCGCAGTATTCCCTTCACTCCAGGGGGGTCCTCACAATCACCAGATTGCTGCGCTGGCTGTAGCCTTGAAGCAATCCATGTCACCTGGATTTAAGGCCTATATCCAGCAGGTCAAGGCAAATGCAGTTGCCCTTGGAAACCATTTGATGAGTAAGGGCTACAAGTTGGTTACTGACGGAACAGAGAACCACCTTGTTCTCTGGGATCTCCGTCCTCTTGGTTTGACTG GTAATAAAGTTGAGCTGCTCTGCGACCTATGCAGTATTACACTGAACAAAAATGCTGTCTTTGGCGACAGCAGTGCATTATCACCTGGCGGCGTGCGCATTG GTACACCTGCAATGACCTCGAGGGGTTTGGTTGAGAAGGACTTTGTGCAAATTGCCGAGTACCTTCACCAGGCTGTGACCATCTGCTTAAAGGTCCAGGAGGGGCATGGCAAGATTCTCAAGGACTTCAAGAAGGGCTTGGTGAACAACCAGGACATCGAAGACCTAAGGGCGGAGGTTGAGAAGTTTGCCACTTCGTTTGAGATGCCTGGCTTCAGGGTGTCGGACATGAAGTACAAGGATTAG